In Nocardioides cavernae, a single genomic region encodes these proteins:
- a CDS encoding DnaB-like helicase C-terminal domain-containing protein, whose amino-acid sequence MDHQLMTVGASLARSDERMLTGRNAAGRLWKTGFVGLDPLIGGGMRAGSLVLLAGPQGLGKSTFALQVARNNAATGRPVLYFSYEHDAEDLTQKLIAMEAGELDDSDQVRVNSIRSIFDDLWVSSLEHRLESVPAGVDALTRVAQYSEMLFVHRSTGTRTDLAAIQAAIEAVRELSGSTPLVIVDYLQKVKSSHPDEESSTTEIVEGLKDLAIDIGAPVLAIAAAEKEALRSGRRMRANDLRGSSALAYEADVVLVLNNKFDIVARHHLTYDLGNAERFREYAVLTVEKNRFGRDGAVLQYRTRFDQGRYEPEGSEVKEQLIDERVFRE is encoded by the coding sequence GTGGATCACCAGCTCATGACCGTCGGGGCCTCCCTGGCCCGCAGCGACGAACGCATGCTCACCGGACGCAACGCCGCCGGACGCCTCTGGAAGACCGGCTTCGTGGGTCTCGACCCGCTCATCGGCGGTGGGATGCGAGCCGGCTCGCTGGTGCTGCTCGCCGGGCCGCAGGGCCTCGGCAAGTCGACGTTCGCACTGCAGGTCGCCCGCAACAATGCCGCCACCGGCCGCCCGGTGCTCTACTTCTCCTACGAGCACGACGCCGAGGACCTGACGCAGAAGCTCATCGCGATGGAGGCGGGCGAGCTCGACGACTCCGACCAGGTGCGGGTGAACAGCATCCGGTCGATCTTCGACGACCTCTGGGTGAGCTCCCTGGAGCACCGCCTCGAGTCGGTCCCCGCCGGCGTCGATGCCCTGACCCGGGTCGCGCAGTACTCCGAGATGCTCTTCGTGCACCGCTCGACCGGCACGCGCACCGACCTCGCGGCGATCCAGGCCGCCATCGAGGCGGTGCGTGAGCTGTCGGGCTCGACGCCGCTCGTGATCGTCGACTACCTGCAGAAGGTGAAGTCGAGCCACCCCGACGAGGAGTCCAGCACCACCGAGATCGTCGAGGGCCTCAAGGACCTTGCCATCGACATCGGCGCCCCGGTCCTCGCGATCGCCGCTGCCGAGAAGGAGGCCCTCCGCTCGGGCAGGCGGATGCGCGCCAACGACCTGCGCGGGTCGAGCGCCCTGGCCTACGAGGCCGACGTCGTGCTCGTGCTCAACAACAAGTTCGACATCGTCGCGCGCCACCACCTGACCTACGACCTGGGCAACGCCGAGCGGTTCCGGGAGTACGCCGTCCTGACGGTGGAGAAGAACCGGTTCGGTCGCGACGGTGCCGTGCTGCAGTACCGCACCCGCTTCGACCAGGGCCGCTACGAGCCCGAGGGCTCGGAGGTCAAGGAGCAGCTGATCGACGAGCGGGTCTTCCGGGAGTGA